A stretch of Halichondria panicea chromosome 1, odHalPani1.1, whole genome shotgun sequence DNA encodes these proteins:
- the LOC135336054 gene encoding alpha-latroinsectotoxin-Lt1a-like isoform X1, with translation MDTSAQNKLAYDLWNVSYHDVVKVKSLLGQGADPNHQLYWSEKWYWEPPLHTACKWGRLEIVKTLVTHGARTDKGDGGDNMTPLHWACRGDCIEVVKYFIREVGCSIDVRDKYNKTSLHFACLGGSKDVVQYLVEEMRMDVDVIDDFGQSPLDDAIGNMLVSKVYVDVVLYLMSRGCCGDEDKADLLRGACFWGQLGVVKELVEQHKVDAKNVRSIDKTPPLINASGHKDVVQYLVEKANCDINVRDDEGQSLLDSALERLGYEDGCLDVALYLMSRGCSDEDKTKLLCRACECGKLGAVKEMVEKYKVDPKNVKDSEGQSPLDRALEFLYEYDDCVYVALYLMNRGCGGDEDIKDDLLYAACCKGKLELVKELIEQHEVNPMCKRTYDNGKTPLDVATEWRHTEIADYLKSLPRQSALTEDSDSKSGENRPSSNATSDPLFSQQTPSALPETTDSLNGSKQLPSVLNDDKTSPSKD, from the exons ATGGACACAAG tgcTCAAAATAAGCTGGCCTATGACTTATGGAATGTAAGCTATCATGATGTCGTCAAAGTGAAGTCCCTTTTGGGACAGGGGGCAGACCCCAACCATCAGCTATACTGGAGTGAGAAGTGGTATTGGGAACCTCCGTTACACACAGCTTGTAAATGGGGTCGCCTTGAGATTGTAAAGACGCTTGTTACCCATGGAGCTCGTACTGATAAAGGTGATGGTGGCGATAACATGACTCCACTTCACTGGGCATGCAGGGGAGATTGTATAGAGGTGGTGAAATACTTCATCCGGGAGGTTGGATGTAGCATTG atgtgagggataaGTATAACAAGACTTCTCTTCACTTTGCTTGTTTGGGAGGAAGTAAAGACGTGGTACAGTATCTGGTGGAGGAAATGAGGATGGATGTTG atgTGATCGATGATTTTGGACAGTCACCACTGGACGATGCGATTGGTAATATGTTAGTCTCTAAAGTGTATGTGGATGTTGTCCTCTACCTGATGAGCCGTGGTTGTTGTGGTGATGAGGACAAAGCCGATTTACTGCGGGGAGCATGTTTCTGGGGCCAGCTGGGGGTGGTGAAGGAACTGGTTGAGCAACACAAAGTTGACGCCAAGA atGTGAGGAGCATTGACAAGACTCCTCCTCTTATCAATGCCTCTGGACACAAAGATGTGGTCCAGTACTTGGTGGAAAAGGCCAACTGTGATATCA ATGTTCGGGATGATGAGGGACAGTCACTATTGGACAGTGCTTTGGAACGTCTGGGGTATGAAGATGGCTGTTTGGATGTTGCCCTTTACCTAATGAGTCGTGGCTGTAGTGATGAGGACAAGACCAAGTTACTGTGTAGAGCATGTGAGTGTGGCAAGCTGGGTGCTGTGAAGGAAATGGTTGAGAAATACAAAGTTGATCCCAAGA ATGTGAAGGACAGTGAGGGACAGTCACCACTGGACAGAGCTTTGGAATTTCTGTATGAATATgatgactgtgtgtatgttgCCCTCTACCTGATGAACCGTGGATGTGGTGGTGATGAGGACATTAAAGACGACTTACTGTATGCAGCATGTTGTAAGGGAAAGCTGGAGCTGGTGAAAGAACTAATTGAGCAACACGAAGTTAACCCCATGTGCAAAA GAACTTACGATAATGGCAAGACTCCTCTTGACGTTGCTACCGAGTGGCGTCACACTGAAATTGCTGACTACCTCAAGTCTCTACCACGACAAT CTGCTCTGACTGAAGACAGTGATTCCAAGAGTGGGGAGAATAGACCATCATCAAATG CGACCTCTGACCCTCTCTTCAGTCAACAAACACCTAGTGCTCTACCAGAAACAACTG ATTCTCTAAATGGTTCCAAGCAACTTCCTTCCGTTTTAAACGATGACAAAACCTCGCCAA GCAAAGACTGA
- the LOC135336054 gene encoding protein fem-1 homolog A-like isoform X3: MRMDVDVIDDFGQSPLDDAIGNMLVSKVYVDVVLYLMSRGCCGDEDKADLLRGACFWGQLGVVKELVEQHKVDAKNVRSIDKTPPLINASGHKDVVQYLVEKANCDINVRDDEGQSLLDSALERLGYEDGCLDVALYLMSRGCSDEDKTKLLCRACECGKLGAVKEMVEKYKVDPKNVKDSEGQSPLDRALEFLYEYDDCVYVALYLMNRGCGGDEDIKDDLLYAACCKGKLELVKELIEQHEVNPMCKRTYDNGKTPLDVATEWRHTEIADYLKSLPRQSALTEDSDSKSGENRPSSNATSDPLFSQQTPSALPETTDSLNGSKQLPSVLNDDKTSPSKD, encoded by the exons ATGAGGATGGATGTTG atgTGATCGATGATTTTGGACAGTCACCACTGGACGATGCGATTGGTAATATGTTAGTCTCTAAAGTGTATGTGGATGTTGTCCTCTACCTGATGAGCCGTGGTTGTTGTGGTGATGAGGACAAAGCCGATTTACTGCGGGGAGCATGTTTCTGGGGCCAGCTGGGGGTGGTGAAGGAACTGGTTGAGCAACACAAAGTTGACGCCAAGA atGTGAGGAGCATTGACAAGACTCCTCCTCTTATCAATGCCTCTGGACACAAAGATGTGGTCCAGTACTTGGTGGAAAAGGCCAACTGTGATATCA ATGTTCGGGATGATGAGGGACAGTCACTATTGGACAGTGCTTTGGAACGTCTGGGGTATGAAGATGGCTGTTTGGATGTTGCCCTTTACCTAATGAGTCGTGGCTGTAGTGATGAGGACAAGACCAAGTTACTGTGTAGAGCATGTGAGTGTGGCAAGCTGGGTGCTGTGAAGGAAATGGTTGAGAAATACAAAGTTGATCCCAAGA ATGTGAAGGACAGTGAGGGACAGTCACCACTGGACAGAGCTTTGGAATTTCTGTATGAATATgatgactgtgtgtatgttgCCCTCTACCTGATGAACCGTGGATGTGGTGGTGATGAGGACATTAAAGACGACTTACTGTATGCAGCATGTTGTAAGGGAAAGCTGGAGCTGGTGAAAGAACTAATTGAGCAACACGAAGTTAACCCCATGTGCAAAA GAACTTACGATAATGGCAAGACTCCTCTTGACGTTGCTACCGAGTGGCGTCACACTGAAATTGCTGACTACCTCAAGTCTCTACCACGACAAT CTGCTCTGACTGAAGACAGTGATTCCAAGAGTGGGGAGAATAGACCATCATCAAATG CGACCTCTGACCCTCTCTTCAGTCAACAAACACCTAGTGCTCTACCAGAAACAACTG ATTCTCTAAATGGTTCCAAGCAACTTCCTTCCGTTTTAAACGATGACAAAACCTCGCCAA GCAAAGACTGA
- the LOC135336054 gene encoding alpha-latroinsectotoxin-Lt1a-like isoform X2 — MDTSAQNKLAYDLWNVSYHDVVKVKSLLGQGADPNHQLYWSEKWYWEPPLHTACKWGRLEIVKTLVTHGARTDKGDGGDNMTPLHWACRGDCIEVVKYFIREVGCSIDVRDKYNKTSLHFACLGGSKDVVQYLVEEMRMDVDVIDDFGQSPLDDAIGNMLVSKVYVDVVLYLMSRGCCGDEDKADLLRGACFWGQLGVVKELVEQHKVDAKNVRSIDKTPPLINASGHKDVVQYLVEKANCDINVRDDEGQSLLDSALERLGYEDGCLDVALYLMSRGCSDEDKTKLLCRACECGKLGAVKEMVEKYKVDPKNVKDSEGQSPLDRALEFLYEYDDCVYVALYLMNRGCGGDEDIKDDLLYAACCKGKLELVKELIEQHEVNPMCKRTYDNGKTPLDVATEWRHTEIADYLKSLPRQSALTEDSDSKSGENRPSSNATSDPLFSQQTPSALPETTGKD, encoded by the exons ATGGACACAAG tgcTCAAAATAAGCTGGCCTATGACTTATGGAATGTAAGCTATCATGATGTCGTCAAAGTGAAGTCCCTTTTGGGACAGGGGGCAGACCCCAACCATCAGCTATACTGGAGTGAGAAGTGGTATTGGGAACCTCCGTTACACACAGCTTGTAAATGGGGTCGCCTTGAGATTGTAAAGACGCTTGTTACCCATGGAGCTCGTACTGATAAAGGTGATGGTGGCGATAACATGACTCCACTTCACTGGGCATGCAGGGGAGATTGTATAGAGGTGGTGAAATACTTCATCCGGGAGGTTGGATGTAGCATTG atgtgagggataaGTATAACAAGACTTCTCTTCACTTTGCTTGTTTGGGAGGAAGTAAAGACGTGGTACAGTATCTGGTGGAGGAAATGAGGATGGATGTTG atgTGATCGATGATTTTGGACAGTCACCACTGGACGATGCGATTGGTAATATGTTAGTCTCTAAAGTGTATGTGGATGTTGTCCTCTACCTGATGAGCCGTGGTTGTTGTGGTGATGAGGACAAAGCCGATTTACTGCGGGGAGCATGTTTCTGGGGCCAGCTGGGGGTGGTGAAGGAACTGGTTGAGCAACACAAAGTTGACGCCAAGA atGTGAGGAGCATTGACAAGACTCCTCCTCTTATCAATGCCTCTGGACACAAAGATGTGGTCCAGTACTTGGTGGAAAAGGCCAACTGTGATATCA ATGTTCGGGATGATGAGGGACAGTCACTATTGGACAGTGCTTTGGAACGTCTGGGGTATGAAGATGGCTGTTTGGATGTTGCCCTTTACCTAATGAGTCGTGGCTGTAGTGATGAGGACAAGACCAAGTTACTGTGTAGAGCATGTGAGTGTGGCAAGCTGGGTGCTGTGAAGGAAATGGTTGAGAAATACAAAGTTGATCCCAAGA ATGTGAAGGACAGTGAGGGACAGTCACCACTGGACAGAGCTTTGGAATTTCTGTATGAATATgatgactgtgtgtatgttgCCCTCTACCTGATGAACCGTGGATGTGGTGGTGATGAGGACATTAAAGACGACTTACTGTATGCAGCATGTTGTAAGGGAAAGCTGGAGCTGGTGAAAGAACTAATTGAGCAACACGAAGTTAACCCCATGTGCAAAA GAACTTACGATAATGGCAAGACTCCTCTTGACGTTGCTACCGAGTGGCGTCACACTGAAATTGCTGACTACCTCAAGTCTCTACCACGACAAT CTGCTCTGACTGAAGACAGTGATTCCAAGAGTGGGGAGAATAGACCATCATCAAATG CGACCTCTGACCCTCTCTTCAGTCAACAAACACCTAGTGCTCTACCAGAAACAACTG GCAAAGACTGA